A single window of Labrus mixtus chromosome 23, fLabMix1.1, whole genome shotgun sequence DNA harbors:
- the LOC132958058 gene encoding UDP-glucuronosyltransferase 2C1-like, protein MFPIFLIGLCFLLLRPTTCDGSRILVVPVDGSHWINMEVLLKELHSRGHDITVLYSAKSWYIPKNSTFFTSITRRMMEDDTDKNAYNRMLLDVMECRKSMPFIRTFCQNNLIGSMLDKGHKILAGATAEMLDDTVFMKELQDAKFDLMLTDPALTIGVLLGSYLKLPMVFNVRWINTGEAHFSIAPSPLSYVPVPGSELHDQMNFLERTKNMLHYLQSFYQLHFIMNPHYSDLLQRHYPPGSDLLSMQYAADLWLIRTDFVFEFPRPTMPNVVYIGGFQCKKANPLPVELEAFMQSSGEHGVVVMSLGTIVSVLSREATNAIAAAFAQLPQKVVWKFAGEKPSSLGNNTLLVNWLPQNDLLGHPKTRAFVAHGGTNGMYEAIYHGVPVVGLPLLFDQFDNVIRLKVRGAAQHVEARTLTEKVFLETLQDVLEAPSYRNNMQRLSQLHRDLPMSPMDTSIFWIEYVIRNKGAAHLQSAGFSLPWYSYHCLDIALFITILIVVFVWASVAFCRIICCQRSRIKMKAE, encoded by the coding sequence ATGTTCCCCATATTTCTGATAGGGCTCTGCTTCCTGTTGCTCAGGCCCACTACTTGTGATGGCAGCAGGATTCTGGTAGTACCCGTTGATGGCAGTCATTGGATCAATATGGAGGTCCTCCTCAAAGAGCTGCACTCCAGAGGCCACGATATCACTGTCCTGTACTCTGCCAAGAGCTGGTACATCCCTAAAAACTCTACATTTTTCACTTCAATTACTAGACGTATGATGGAGGATGATACGGACAAGAATGCCTACAATCGAATGCTTTTAGATGTTATGGAATGCCGCAAGTCGATGCCCTTCATACGCACCTTCTGTCAAAACAACTTAATAGGATCCATGTTGGATAAGGGCCACAAAATCCTTGCAGGAGCAACTGCTGAAATGTTAGATGACACTGTTTTTATGAAGGAGCTGCAAGATGCCAAGTTTGACCTGATGTTAACAGACCCTGCCCTGACTATAGGGGTTCTGTTGGGTAGTTACCTCAAGCTGCCAATGGTTTTTAACGTTCGCTGGATTAATACTGGTGAGGCCCATTTCAGCATAGCTCCCTCGCCTCTGTCCTATGTACCGGTGCCTGGAAGTGAACTTCATGATCAAATGAATTTTCTGGAAAGGACCAAGAATATGTTACATTATCTCCAAAGCTTTTATCAGCTGCACTTTATCATGAATCCTCATTATTCAGATCTGCTCCAGCGGCACTACCCACCTGGTTCTGACTTGTTGTCTATGCAGTATGCAGCTGATCTCTGGTTGATTagaacagattttgtttttgagttcCCTCGCCCCACAATGCCCAATGTGGTCTACATAGGGGGGTTCCAGTGCAAGAAGGCTAATCCCCTCCCTGTTGAGCTGGAGGCCTTCATGCAGAGCTCTGGGGAGCATGGGGTGGTAGTCATGTCCCTTGGGACGATCGTTTCAGTCCTGTCTCGTGAGGCCACAAACGCAATCGCTGCTGCTTTTGCTCAGCTCCCTCAGAAGGTGGTGTGGAAGTTTGCTGGTGAAAAGCCTTCATCCTTGGGGAACAACACGCTCTTGGTGAACTGGCTCCCTCAGAACGACCTCCTTGGTCATCCCAAGACTCGTGCCTTTGTAGCCCATGGTGGCACCAATGGCATGTATGAGGCCATTTACCATGGTGTTCCTGTTGTGGGCCTGCCCCTCCTCTTTGATCAGTTTGATAATGTTATCCGGCTTAAGGTCCGCGGGGCAGCTCAACACGTTGAGGCAAGAACACTTACAGAGAAAGTCTTCCTGGAGACTCTGCAGGATGTCCTTGAGGCCCCCTCTTATCGTAACAACATGCAGCGACTTTCTCAGCTGCACAGGGACCTGCCAATGTCACCGATGGACACCAGCATATTTTGGATTGAGTACGTCATTAGAAACAAGGGAGCTGCTCATCTTCAGTCAGCAGGTTTTAGTCTGCCATGGTACTCCTATCACTGCCTAGATATTGCTCTTTTTATTACCATTCTCATTGTAGTATTCGTCTGGGCATCAGTCGCATTCTGCAGGATTATCTGCTGCCAAAGATccagaataaaaatgaaagcagagtAA
- the LOC132958599 gene encoding prostaglandin D2 receptor 2-like, whose translation MVYCPFYKEANFSGIPSNQTAKATSINVFTITLHGLFSSVGIIENLLILGVVGFHVRRSVISIWILNLAASDLLATASLPFFTLYMARGNTWTLGTTFCRIHSSIFFLNMFVSGFLLAAISFDRCLVVLRPVWAQNYRNIQLVGKICGMIWALAVVFTMPFYIFRDTIVLPDGKIQCYYNYARLLPHKPFDLGHLCQQRKVALAFMRLFLAFLIPLLIIILSYAAVNQGLARRGCRRPFRFVRLVVAVVVTFILCWAPYHLFIIMEAVAPSGHPAQRFAGKALPYAATIGFLNSVLNPILYVFSCPDLRNKIQHSLGAVMESVLAEDLAELARRRSTARYLSTNEFMLKQKNSVNALGVKDEETEQEETQN comes from the coding sequence ATGGTGTATTGTCCTTTCTACAAGGAGGCAAACTTCAGCGGTATCCCATCCAACCAAACAGCCAAGGCCACGTCTATAAATGTGTTCACCATCACTCTCCATGGCTTGTTCTCTTCCGTCGGCATCATCGAAAACCTCCTCATCCTCGGAGTGGTCGGCTTTCACGTCCGCCGCTCTGTCATCAGCATCTGGATCCTGAACCTCGCCGCTTCTGACCTGCTGGCCACTGCCTCTCTACCCTTCTTCACCCTCTACATGGCCCGCGGCAACACCTGGACGTTGGGCACGACCTTCTGCAGGATCCACTCCTCTATCTTCTTTCTCAACATGTTTGTGAGCGGCTTCCTGCTGGCGGCCATTTCTTTTGACCGCTGCTTGGTGGTTCTGAGACCCGTCTGGGCCCAGAACTACAGGAATATCCAGCTTGTTGGGAAGATATGTGGGATGATTTGGGCTTTGGCTGTTGTCTTCACTATGCCCTTCTACATATTCCGCGATACCATTGTCCTACCTGATGGCAAGATCCAGTGTTACTACAATTACGCTCGACTTCTCCCACACAAGCCCTTTGACCTGGGACACCTGTGTCAGCAGCGAAAGGTGGCCTTGGCCTTCATGAGGCTCTTCCTAGCCTTCTTGATCCCTCTGCTGATCATAATCCTCAGCTACGCTGCCGTGAACCAAGGCTTGGCGCGCCGAGGCTGCCGACGCCCTTTCCGTTTCGTCCGTCTCGTGGTGGCCGTGGTGGTGACCTTTATACTCTGCTGGGCTCCGTACCACTTGTTCATCATCATGGAGGCGGTGGCGCCAAGCGGGCATCCTGCGCAGAGATTTGCAGGCAAGGCGCTCCCATACGCAGCGACCATTGGTTTCCTTAACAGTGTCCTCAACCCCATCCTGTATGTGTTCAGCTGCCCAGACCTGCGCAACAAAATCCAACATTCTCTGGGCGCCGTGATGGAGAGTGTGCTGGCTGAGGATCTGGCAGAATTGGCCCGACGCCGCAGCACCGCTCGGTACCTTAGCACCAATGAATTCATGTTGAAGCAGAAAAATTCTGTCAATGCCTTGGGTGTGAAAGACGAGGAGACAGAGCAAGAAGAAACTCagaattaa
- the si:dkey-165a24.9 gene encoding probable G-protein coupled receptor 132: MKGVWKNRDMSNDSCNLPLDTDTIGLTCIYSLIFSLGLPSNLLSLWGLYHLGRSSGGGCQLVYILNLLLSDLLQLLTLPLWIIYLQSAHRWPYGRLTCELVGYVFYVNIYASVMFLCLIALDRCLAIVYPLSSRRVRTVRVAAVSGVAVWTLTFLFSLSGLLPTVFDPDRLLCLEHYPVSPSYARFKITTVALGFLLPCTILGYTSAHIGVTLRRSPSLSDHERHKIVGILVLITVNFMVVFGPYHLVCGYRFVSLLLTDEPCGLERSIFLIHRICYGLTSLNTLLDPLFYIFLCSDARTELQKSLPCLGRGQNPPKKITLENESSPRRPDGESN; the protein is encoded by the exons ATGAAAGGTGTTTGGAAAAATAGAGACAtgtccaatgacagctgcaACCTCCCTTTGGACACAGACACTATTGGGCTGACCTGTATCTACAGCCTGATCTTCTCGTTGGGTCTCCCAAGCAACTTATTGTCACTCTGGGGACTGTACCACCTGGGCCGCTCAAGCGGGGGAGGCTGCCAGCTGGTCTACATCCTCAATCTGCTTCTGTCAgacctcctccagctgctcacACTGCCACTGTGGATCATTTATCTCCAAAGTGCTCACCGCTGGCCCTACGGCCGGCTGACCTGTGAGCTGGTGGgctatgtgttttatgtgaacATCTATGCCAGCGTCATGTTCCTGTGCCTGATCGCACTGGACAGGTGCCTTGCTATCGTGTACCCGTTGAGCAGCCGCCGGGTGCGGACTGTCAGGGTGGCAGCGGTGAGTGGGGTGGCAGTTTGGACCCTCACCTTCCTGTTCTCCCTGAGTGGGTTGCTGCCCACAGTGTTTGACCCAGATAGACTGCTGTGTCTGGAGCACTACCCTGTCAGCCCCTCATACGCCCGCTTCAAGATCACCACCGTGGCCCTTGGGTTTCTGCTGCCATGCACCATACTTGG GTACACCTCAGCCCACATCGGGGTGACACTACGAcgatctccctccctctctgaccACGAACGACATAAAATTGTTGGCATCCTAGTCTTGATAACTGTCAATTTCATGGTTGTGTTTGGACCGTATCACCTCGTGTGCGGATACAGATTTGTGTCCTTGCTGTTGACTGACGAGCCGTGTGGATTAGAGCGTTCCATTTTTCTCATCCATCGCATTTGTTACGGTCTGACCAGCCTCAACACCCTGCTGGATCCCCTCTTCTACATCTTTCTGTGCTCTGATGCTCGAACAGAGCTGCAAAAGTCCTTGCCCTGCTTGGGGAGGGGGCAAAACCCACCCAAAAAGATAACGCTTGAGAACGAGAGCTCACCCAGAAGACCAGATGGAGAGTCAAACTAA
- the LOC132958057 gene encoding UDP-glucuronosyltransferase 2C1-like isoform X1, whose translation MYTNQGMSKIIPVFLIGLCFLLLRSTTCDGSRILVVPVDGSHWINMEVLLKELHSRGHDITVLYSAKSWYIPKNSTFFTSITRRMMEDDTDKNAYNRMLLDVMECRKSMPFIRTFCQNNLIGSMLDKGHKILAGATAEMLDDTVFMKELQDAKFDLMLTDPALTIGVLLGSYLKLPMVFNVRWINTGEAHFSIAPSPLSYVPVPGSELHDQMNFLERTKNMLHYLQSFYQLHFIMNPHYSDLLQRHYPPGSDLLSMQYAADLWLIRTDFVFEFPRPTMPNVVYIGGFQCKKANPLPVELEAFMQSSGEHGVVVMSLGTFVSVLSREATNAIAAAFAQLPQKVVWKFAGEKPSSLGNNTLLVNWLPQNDLLGHPKTRAFVAHGGTNGMYEAIYHGVPVVGLPLLFDQFDNVIRLEVRGAAQHVEARTLTEEGFLETLKDVLNNPSYRDNMQRLSMLHRDLPMSPIDTAIFWIEYVLRNKGAAHLQSVGFSMPWYSYFCLDVAVFFIIIIVAFAWALIAFCRILCKSRRKTKAE comes from the exons ATGTACACCAACCAG GGAATGTCGAAGATAATCCCAGTATTCCTGATAGGGCTCTGCTTCCTGTTGCTCAGGTCCACTACTTGTGATGGCAGCAGGATTCTGGTAGTACCCGTTGATGGCAGTCATTGGATCAATATGGAGGTCCTCCTCAAAGAGCTGCACTCCAGAGGCCACGATATCACTGTCCTGTACTCTGCCAAGAGCTGGTACATCCCTAAAAACTCTACATTTTTCACTTCAATTACTAGACGTATGATGGAGGATGATACGGACAAGAATGCCTACAATCGAATGCTTTTAGATGTTATGGAATGCCGCAAGTCGATGCCCTTCATACGCACCTTCTGTCAAAACAACTTAATAGGATCCATGTTGGATAAGGGCCACAAAATCCTTGCAGGAGCAACTGCTGAAATGTTAGATGACACTGTTTTTATGAAGGAGCTGCAAGATGCCAAGTTTGACCTGATGTTAACAGACCCTGCCCTGACTATAGGGGTTCTGTTGGGTAGTTACCTCAAGCTGCCAATGGTTTTTAACGTTCGCTGGATTAATACTGGTGAGGCCCATTTCAGCATAGCTCCCTCGCCTCTGTCCTATGTACCGGTGCCTGGAAGTGAACTTCATGATCAAATGAATTTTCTGGAAAGGACCAAGAATATGTTACATTATCTCCAAAGCTTTTATCAGCTGCACTTTATCATGAATCCTCATTATTCAGATCTGCTCCAGCGGCACTACCCACCTGGTTCTGACTTGTTGTCTATGCAGTATGCAGCTGATCTCTGGTTGATTagaacagattttgtttttgagttcCCTCGCCCCACAATGCCCAATGTGGTCTACATAGGGGGGTTCCAGTGCAAGAAGGCTAATCCCCTCCCTGTTGAGCTGGAGGCCTTCATGCAGAGCTCTGGGGAGCATGGGGTGGTAGTCATGTCCCTTGGGACGTTCGTTTCAGTCCTGTCTCGTGAGGCCACAAACGCAATCGCTGCTGCTTTTGCTCAGCTCCCTCAGAAGGTGGTGTGGAAGTTTGCTGGTGAAAAGCCTTCATCCTTGGGGAACAACACGCTCTTGGTGAACTGGCTCCCTCAGAACGACCTCCTTGGCCATCCCAAGACTCGTGCCTTTGTAGCCCATGGTGGCACCAATGGCATGTATGAGGCCATTTACCATGGTGTTCCTGTTGTGGGCCTGCCCCTTCTCTTTGACCAGTTTGATAATGTTATCCGGCTTGAGGTCCGCGGGGCAGCTCAACATGTTGAGGCAAGAACACTTACAGAGGAAGGCTTCTTAGAGACTTTAAAGGATGTCCTTAACAATCCCTCCTACCGTGACAACATGCAGCGACTTTCAATGCTGCATCGGGACCTGCCAATGTCACCAATAGACACCGCCATTTTTTGGATTGAGTACGTCCTTAGGAACAAAGGGGCCGCCCATCTTCAGTCAGTAGGTTTTAGTATGCCATGGTACTCCTATTTCTGTCTAGATGTGGCTGTTTTCTTCATCATTATCATTGTAGCTTTTGCCTGGGCATTAATTGCATTCTGCAGGATTCTTTGCAAGTCAAGACGGAAAACGAAGGCAGAGTAA
- the ponzr4 gene encoding plac8 onzin related protein 4 translates to MSVKMVVTQPRPFIMDSVSNQWTSGICDCLQDLPQCCLSCWCSPCFACKTAREAGECLCLPLLDGCGLIPPINTALRVSVRQRYGIEGTVFNDCVYACCCGPCSWCQIAREIKTRMSPITLVNVGK, encoded by the exons ATGTCTGTGAAGATGGTTGTGACACAACCAAGGCCCTTCATCATGGACTCTGTTTCCAACCAATGGACGTCTGGCATCTGTGACTGCCTTCAAGACCTTCCCCAGT gttgcCTTTCCTGTTGGTGTTCTCCCTGCTTCGCCTGTAAGACGGCACGCGAGGCCGGAGAGTGTCTGTGTTTACCTCTGCTTGACGGTTGTGGACTCATACCACCCATCAATACAGCCCTCAGGGTTTCAGTGCGCCAACGCTATGGCATTGAG GGTACGGTTTTCAACGACTGTGTGTACGCCTGCTGCTGCGGGCCCTGCTCCTGGTGCCAAATAGCaagagaaatcaaaacaagGATGAGTCCTATTACCCTCGTGAATGTgggaaaataa
- the LOC132958057 gene encoding UDP-glucuronosyltransferase 2C1-like isoform X2 codes for MSKIIPVFLIGLCFLLLRSTTCDGSRILVVPVDGSHWINMEVLLKELHSRGHDITVLYSAKSWYIPKNSTFFTSITRRMMEDDTDKNAYNRMLLDVMECRKSMPFIRTFCQNNLIGSMLDKGHKILAGATAEMLDDTVFMKELQDAKFDLMLTDPALTIGVLLGSYLKLPMVFNVRWINTGEAHFSIAPSPLSYVPVPGSELHDQMNFLERTKNMLHYLQSFYQLHFIMNPHYSDLLQRHYPPGSDLLSMQYAADLWLIRTDFVFEFPRPTMPNVVYIGGFQCKKANPLPVELEAFMQSSGEHGVVVMSLGTFVSVLSREATNAIAAAFAQLPQKVVWKFAGEKPSSLGNNTLLVNWLPQNDLLGHPKTRAFVAHGGTNGMYEAIYHGVPVVGLPLLFDQFDNVIRLEVRGAAQHVEARTLTEEGFLETLKDVLNNPSYRDNMQRLSMLHRDLPMSPIDTAIFWIEYVLRNKGAAHLQSVGFSMPWYSYFCLDVAVFFIIIIVAFAWALIAFCRILCKSRRKTKAE; via the coding sequence ATGTCGAAGATAATCCCAGTATTCCTGATAGGGCTCTGCTTCCTGTTGCTCAGGTCCACTACTTGTGATGGCAGCAGGATTCTGGTAGTACCCGTTGATGGCAGTCATTGGATCAATATGGAGGTCCTCCTCAAAGAGCTGCACTCCAGAGGCCACGATATCACTGTCCTGTACTCTGCCAAGAGCTGGTACATCCCTAAAAACTCTACATTTTTCACTTCAATTACTAGACGTATGATGGAGGATGATACGGACAAGAATGCCTACAATCGAATGCTTTTAGATGTTATGGAATGCCGCAAGTCGATGCCCTTCATACGCACCTTCTGTCAAAACAACTTAATAGGATCCATGTTGGATAAGGGCCACAAAATCCTTGCAGGAGCAACTGCTGAAATGTTAGATGACACTGTTTTTATGAAGGAGCTGCAAGATGCCAAGTTTGACCTGATGTTAACAGACCCTGCCCTGACTATAGGGGTTCTGTTGGGTAGTTACCTCAAGCTGCCAATGGTTTTTAACGTTCGCTGGATTAATACTGGTGAGGCCCATTTCAGCATAGCTCCCTCGCCTCTGTCCTATGTACCGGTGCCTGGAAGTGAACTTCATGATCAAATGAATTTTCTGGAAAGGACCAAGAATATGTTACATTATCTCCAAAGCTTTTATCAGCTGCACTTTATCATGAATCCTCATTATTCAGATCTGCTCCAGCGGCACTACCCACCTGGTTCTGACTTGTTGTCTATGCAGTATGCAGCTGATCTCTGGTTGATTagaacagattttgtttttgagttcCCTCGCCCCACAATGCCCAATGTGGTCTACATAGGGGGGTTCCAGTGCAAGAAGGCTAATCCCCTCCCTGTTGAGCTGGAGGCCTTCATGCAGAGCTCTGGGGAGCATGGGGTGGTAGTCATGTCCCTTGGGACGTTCGTTTCAGTCCTGTCTCGTGAGGCCACAAACGCAATCGCTGCTGCTTTTGCTCAGCTCCCTCAGAAGGTGGTGTGGAAGTTTGCTGGTGAAAAGCCTTCATCCTTGGGGAACAACACGCTCTTGGTGAACTGGCTCCCTCAGAACGACCTCCTTGGCCATCCCAAGACTCGTGCCTTTGTAGCCCATGGTGGCACCAATGGCATGTATGAGGCCATTTACCATGGTGTTCCTGTTGTGGGCCTGCCCCTTCTCTTTGACCAGTTTGATAATGTTATCCGGCTTGAGGTCCGCGGGGCAGCTCAACATGTTGAGGCAAGAACACTTACAGAGGAAGGCTTCTTAGAGACTTTAAAGGATGTCCTTAACAATCCCTCCTACCGTGACAACATGCAGCGACTTTCAATGCTGCATCGGGACCTGCCAATGTCACCAATAGACACCGCCATTTTTTGGATTGAGTACGTCCTTAGGAACAAAGGGGCCGCCCATCTTCAGTCAGTAGGTTTTAGTATGCCATGGTACTCCTATTTCTGTCTAGATGTGGCTGTTTTCTTCATCATTATCATTGTAGCTTTTGCCTGGGCATTAATTGCATTCTGCAGGATTCTTTGCAAGTCAAGACGGAAAACGAAGGCAGAGTAA